In Stanieria sp. NIES-3757, the DNA window GTAAAAAAAAAGAGCTTAGATTAATCAAAAGATGTTAATCTAAACCCGATTAATTATAAAAGTAATTATAAATAGTTACTTTGATTAAGCTTGTTTTTTACGTTTAGCAGTACTATTAGCAGCTAATGCACCAACGGCTAATAAACCAAGAGTAGCAGTAGGTTCGGGAGTAGTTTTTGGTGTGGTATCAAAGTCAGTATTAGTTACAGTACCACTAAAGCCTTTGTTTGGGTTAACCTTAACATTTTTAGCTGCAATACTTGTTTGAGCAAAAGTAAAGTCGGTAGTATCAACACCATAGTATGAACTGAGGACTGAGTTAACTGAATCAATACCAATACCGCTAAAAACTGCAAAACTACCTGCGACACTTCCTACAATGTTTTCAGTAAATTGTCCAGTTAAAAGAGTACCATTAACAATTTCAGTTAAACCGTCTAGAATTTTTCCTGTAATTGTAACTGAACCTCCAGAAGCAAATTCATAGGGTGATTCAGAAATATTTGCTCCTGTAGCGAAGTTTAATTTACAGCCTACACAAGAAAGTGTTTTGCCATTGTTTGCAGGTGTATCAATTCCTAAAACGGTGTCTAATAAAAGATTTGTACCAACTAAACTGCCACCATTTCCATCATAAGAAAGAGTACCACCATTTACTGTTTTGTCATCAAATTGAATAACGGCAGCTTCAGCAGAACCAGCAAAAGAAACAATACTAGCAGTAGCAAGAGCAGCAATACCTAATACCTTGTTGGAAATACTTAATGTCATAGTTTTTTGGGAAGTTTTCTTTATTTTTTTGTTACTAAATTCAGAATAAACACGGAGAATAAAAACAGCAATAGTACTAGGTATAACTTCATTGAATCTTAAATAAGATTTGAATTTAAAAGCTATCAAATTATCTTTTCAATAACGGCTAAATTCTTTTATTTAAGCTACTTTTGTCAGACAATATTAATTTAAACTGCTTTAATAAGTATTTCGTTCAACCAGATTTTTCTTTATCTCAACTTTAAAAAAAGTAGTTTCAAAATAATTCCAACTGTGTTCTTAAGTGAAGTAAATCGTTCAAAATAATTTTGGGAAAAATTTCTTTAGGGAGTTAGTGTAACTGGTGTACTTAATCTTACTGTTGATTTTAAGTTATGTTTTTTATAAGCAAAAATCTATACTTGCTTGGCTCACTCTCCCCAAGGAAAAAAATAAGGATAATCCACAAATTATCCCTAAACAATATCTAAAAATATTGACTAATAATATAAAACTGTTAGATTTTATTATTTAACGGGCTTACTAAACCATTTGAAATAAGTAGAAACACAAAATTCTTTAATCGGAAATGCTAAATAAGTAAATGGATTAATTGTCACAATAATATTGCGAATATCTCTTTGTGCTAGATTAACAATTTTTTTGGCTACCCAATCAGCAGACATTACACCAATTGGATTCAGATTACTTTTGAATGGCCCTAAAATCAATTTACGGACAACACAAGGCGCATCAAGACGACGCAAAGTAATTAAATCTCCAAGGGTTCTTTTACTTAATTCATAAAGAGGACTAAAAGCTGGATTAACTTCTGCTTCGGAAGTGTTAACCCAAATTTCTTTACGAACTATATCTTCATTGGTTTGAACTGTGGTAAAAAATAATTCCATTAATCGCCAAGCAGAAAGAGCATTAATTTCATAGGATTTGGTAATTGCTGCTGCGTTTCTTTCTCCATGAACATTAATTCCGTGATTGATAATTAAAATATCAATTTTAGCTAATTCTGCTGCCAAATCTGACTCTTTGCCTATTTGCCAAGTTAAAGTTTTAATCGCAATTTCTTCTCCATTAATCTCTAAATTAATTGCTCGATCCGAAGAAGTTAAAGCTGTTACCTTTGCACCTTTAAGATGTAGTTGTTTTAATAAAGCTTTGCCTAAACTTCCTGATGCACCTGTAACTGCAATTTTTTTTCCTTTTAAAGATAACGCTGTACCCAAGACTTTATCCACTAAAGTTAAAGTTCCGCAGAAATAAGCATTTTGATTATCAAAGTGGTGTCGCCAATGATAAGGACGATTGACTAACCAACGCGCTGGTAAACTAGTAAAATCACCAGGACGATGGGTCACATCCGTAATTTCATCAGCATAAGGAATTCCACAGCCACGAGCGATCGCACCAGCTAAAAAAGATAGAGTATAAAGAGAACCAATCCATGCTGTCCATTGAGGAGATAGCTCAAAAGTATAAACAATTGCCCCAGGAATTAGGCTAAATAACAACATAACCAAAGCTTCAGGAACATCATTGTACCAGTGTGCTTGACGATAAATTGCTTCACTGACAACCGATAAATCTCGACGAAACACACGATGATGCCAAACGTGAAGACGATAAAGTGGTTGCCAAATATGGGCAAGAGTGTGATATAAATCTCTAACTAACTCAA includes these proteins:
- a CDS encoding short-chain dehydrogenase; this encodes MSNWYQGIAIALASVIWVELVRDLYHTLAHIWQPLYRLHVWHHRVFRRDLSVVSEAIYRQAHWYNDVPEALVMLLFSLIPGAIVYTFELSPQWTAWIGSLYTLSFLAGAIARGCGIPYADEITDVTHRPGDFTSLPARWLVNRPYHWRHHFDNQNAYFCGTLTLVDKVLGTALSLKGKKIAVTGASGSLGKALLKQLHLKGAKVTALTSSDRAINLEINGEEIAIKTLTWQIGKESDLAAELAKIDILIINHGINVHGERNAAAITKSYEINALSAWRLMELFFTTVQTNEDIVRKEIWVNTSEAEVNPAFSPLYELSKRTLGDLITLRRLDAPCVVRKLILGPFKSNLNPIGVMSADWVAKKIVNLAQRDIRNIIVTINPFTYLAFPIKEFCVSTYFKWFSKPVK